DNA from Candidatus Scalindua japonica:
CTTTCCATCTCCAATACTGCCGGTCTGAGAAACTTCCATAATGGTCTGTACTGTTTTATCAAGATCTTCATCAGGAACAACAATTTCAATCTTGACCTTTGGTAGCAGATCAACATTGAACTTCTTTCCCTTCCACACTTCGCTTACTCCTTTCTGATGGCCATGTCCCTTTACTTCTGATACAGTTAAACACTCACATCCCGCTTCCTTGAGGGAATCCTGGGTCATGTTGAGTTTCTCCGGTCGAATAAATGCTTCAATTTTTTTCATAATTATTCTCCTCTCAATACAGTTAATAATTTAAACTCTGTCAAGCAGTTAACGGTCTAAAATCTTTTTATTGTTCCAGATGAAATTTAGTGTACTGCGATAAGGCGCGTCAGGAGCTTCCTTAATCCTGATCTATTCAACTTATACACCTACTGCATGG
Protein-coding regions in this window:
- a CDS encoding P-II family nitrogen regulator, which produces MKKIEAFIRPEKLNMTQDSLKEAGCECLTVSEVKGHGHQKGVSEVWKGKKFNVDLLPKVKIEIVVPDEDLDKTVQTIMEVSQTGSIGDGKIFVYDVMNAYRVRTGEQGDTAV